One Pseudomonadota bacterium genomic region harbors:
- a CDS encoding DUF547 domain-containing protein: MKITQTISVAAALAMAMTLRPASGEDVMPHPGFAEYATLLQGAVRFNDERTASEVDYAWLADRRQDLESVLDALSGVTQETYTQWPESAQLAFLINAYNAFTLELILTRYPDLESIKDLGSLFRSPWKQEFFTLLGAERSLDEVEHEMIRGTFAEPRIHAAVNCASCGCPALLAEPFAAAKLDEQLATAMGGFLADRQRNYYDTASSRVWVSPIFDWYEEDFAAAEGTLENYLATYADRLGLPPKTPASDLKVKFTDYDWQLNDLGRCGQ; this comes from the coding sequence ATGAAAATCACTCAAACCATCAGTGTGGCCGCCGCGCTGGCGATGGCGATGACACTGCGCCCGGCAAGCGGCGAGGATGTGATGCCCCACCCAGGCTTCGCTGAGTACGCGACGCTGCTGCAAGGCGCGGTACGATTCAACGACGAGCGTACCGCCAGCGAAGTCGATTACGCCTGGCTCGCCGACCGCCGACAGGACCTCGAGAGCGTGCTGGACGCGCTGAGCGGCGTGACGCAGGAGACCTACACCCAATGGCCGGAAAGTGCCCAGCTGGCGTTTCTGATCAATGCGTACAACGCTTTTACGCTCGAGCTCATTCTGACGCGCTACCCGGACCTCGAGTCGATCAAGGATCTCGGCTCGCTGTTTCGGTCACCCTGGAAGCAAGAATTTTTTACCCTGCTGGGCGCTGAGCGGTCGCTGGACGAGGTGGAACACGAAATGATTCGGGGCACCTTTGCTGAACCGCGAATCCACGCTGCCGTGAACTGCGCTTCCTGCGGCTGCCCGGCCCTGCTGGCGGAACCGTTTGCAGCGGCCAAGCTCGATGAGCAGCTGGCCACCGCTATGGGCGGATTTCTGGCCGACCGGCAACGAAACTACTACGACACGGCCAGTAGCCGAGTCTGGGTTTCGCCGATCTTTGACTGGTACGAAGAGGACTTTGCCGCCGCGGAAGGCACCCTCGAGAACTACCTGGCAACGTATGCCGACAGGTTGGGCCTGCCGCCAAAGACGCCCGCCTCAGACCTCAAGGTGAAGTTCACCGACTACGACTGGCAGCTCAACGACCTGGGGCGCTGCGGGCAGTAA